The genomic interval TctaggcacccacttttctgacatattcagtctttatcaggagatgctccacatccATATGCACTGGAGGCTGCTGAtaccacctgttctggaaagggagggaagggtgagcagggaaggaaatagaagaaatgtggctttattgctatttattatggaaatgctctctgtttggctattcctgaaatctccctaatcatccacaccagacttgaagccttcaggaaaatgctgcccagagccttggcttgtaagagcattttagatgttaatgagccctctgctgccatgatcctgaactgcagctactgaaagaatgaacaaacctctaatgaagtgaaaggcagaaacaaactgaagtttgtgagggtgtttgggaccctacgaagggccatcactgaccCAGCGCTGAAGGAAACAAGCAGTCGAGGTGTCGCATTTGTCAcagcgagggaagacgcaaacacttaatatacGTATCGGCAAACTTCAAACTTttttacagagcagttcacttttatacatgttccaataattatgcctactagtcataacccgattggctaaaatctagggattacattaacctaatttgtctagcaacagatattcagtataatcagtaattggcttatgcatattacaaagTGCACgctcattattggttacaacctaactgccagctccacccttagatccGCATTCTTCTCGTTAccacatctgcttttcccaacgAACTTCTAGCAGCAAGGCTTTTGCTTGTTACACACTAAATGCCAAGGTTCTTATGACTTTGTCAAGTCAGCGTCTTGCCTGCAGTTCACATGAGCTGAgttcgctgcttatctaactcttgttctgctaagTGTATTAGATTTACATGACCTCTACTATCTAACCATCCCTCCACatcgaggtccctgtccctggaggctggggAAGCAAAAGCCTTGAGACACCGGCTACAGGTGGTAAAGGTGATGTGCAGGTCGCTCTGATGCCAGGTGAGCCCTTCATGGCTGTTCATCATCAGAATggtgtgggggactacggtgggtccgtggattccctgacggagggcatgggaacagagatcagccttgaagatattaaggcctacccatgagaaagatgggagtaaaggagtatccggacATATTAAtgtgtacccgtgagagagaagggagtagaagagtaacattgatgatagcaaaatcagccaatgagatgttactgctgtaacttgtaaccgatagtgaagagacacaggaattggtaaaactgtataaaaatgcacttgtggcaataaatggcatctactactttcatcctggaagaacttggtctatgtcgtttgtctgtctcaaccaggacagcaaggctgagccctgaccccagGACCAGCCAAAGGACATCATTTCTCTCAAATTTctcaggctctgcctgtggtcattgtgaaggtatttgtgttttgagtgtgggtttggtgccaggTGCTGTTCCTTTAaccacaaggctctggttttctgaggatttggcaatgcctgtgaggtcCTCAAAACCcattcagcttctttcatagacctggcgATGGTTCTCAAGCACCTAAGCCGTCCCAgccccaaacttgcttgaatcctcaatttggatccatgccccagcactgaaatgcacgtgttccttcttctgctgccctaaaattaaaaccaaaggcAGTCGATTCCACATTAACATGACCagcccatgctcttcaggtcttcttcttgcctttaacacactcaCTGCTACACATAGACCACTCTcatcctgcactcccatgtgtctcacaaacctttcGCTCTTGTCATCCAGCAAcaggccaacactccaggaggttggtgcttcctccaggctcatggatgattcctgaggaccatccaagtgtgggcagtgtaagagaggagcagagcaaggacGATTCATTGGCcatgactgagcacagccaccccaggagcagccattcccatctcccaggcacagccatgcccacagcatgcaaatgtcactgccttatatgattagcccaagagaagcctgccttctttccataaccCCCTAAAAACCTTCCTCCTGTTCCACCTCCACCACAGACATCAACCACAttccacttgcaggctcagacatggttgtaaggatCTACTAACATCGtcagccatcacccttttctacctcacatcccctgaccctctcccacaccacacatgggcggtcactgctgctcagggcctctcgctcttcagaagatgacttgaacttcttggttcttcctggtgcttgttataaTCTTTCTTGCTCCCTGCAGACCTCATGGTGAGTTTCCTTGTTCATGTCAGGGTCTTCATAACCAGCTCTTATGGAATGCTTGTCTTTATGTGATCATCCGTGCAGGTGTTATCCCAGAAAAGTACCAAATATATCAAatctgatgctgagtgaaatgcaataaaaccttGTTGAGCCACCTCCATAGCTGTGCCTTTCCAGCAAGGAGTTTCTCCTGAGAAAGCgatccagcctctgccactctctggagaggaacatgagcagtgtccgtgcacctggggacacaaagggtgacttttgcaaGACCACCCTTTATCTGAACCACAGAGATATGTACGTACGGATGGGGTATCAAGCCTCTTAGTGCAGCAGAGATTGGAGTTCTGatctcccttcatctgccctgtgtgacagtGTTTAAAATCAACTACCCCGGTCAAAAAGTtgcttttgattctcttcacagtctgaagcaccacatgggtcaggagatgaGCCGAGATACTCAGCGAGGACTCACGCTTCTGTGTTCTTAAACTTTAGGTGTTCCCGGGAATCTCAGGAGACAAGGCGTGTTGATTCCTGGGTTCAAGGAGCTGGTCGAGttcctcgtctccatttctgtaatggtgcctttatgcctggctgatgtgcagaatcTGTACGTGGACGTTGACAGCTGTTGAACaagctgctctgaaaggattGACAAGGTGGCctgttctttctggaagggtattagcacagaaaaaaagaagaagctgggttggggcaaatgaaaagggatgcaaaagttgtggtcaGGACTGTTTCTGgttacttgtaaagcagccctgtgcctcatgtgaatgatttctgtgatcagagagaaactgagagTGTTCTCTTACTAGAAAacctgaagggaaaggaaggacagcGTCATCCCGACTGGATAGGTCCTCAGAAGGTGTCttgtccaacctcctgctcaaagcaggatcagaccagattactcagagctttatccaaacacattttGGTCACTTTCTGGCACAGAGTgagtgttagttccagtgatcCCTGACTTCATCCCcacccactgctggttgttctgctccagattcctgcctcgAGTCACAGAGGCTTGGGAGACAGCAATTCCTCAGAAGAAAGACTCTTCCTTTGAGAATGCTggtaggaaatgtattttgctgagtAACTGGCAACACTTATATATTTTACTATATATTTACCAacacataaatacatatttttccttatgatcacatagaaagacagataacacagGTCTGTTGAGATCACTGCCAACATGGCCAtcttaaaaaagaacagttcaattaacctttttctccttctttcctgcatcaggcaagagtggccaaGAGCTTTGAGCTTGACTCACTCTGTGCCAAGGGTAAAAAGGGGCATTgacagtccagggcagtggaGTTTTTGGTGCCTTTCACTCTGTGCAAGATACAAGGATTATCTCTCTTAATGCTGTAGGCTTTGGTAGGATCGAAATCTagagaacaatttttaaaaatggagggaaaaagaaacgaaatgaaagatgtagagtgaaggaaatgtcttcttgcaactttaagcatcaAACATTGTTGgtgttataattatttttctttgttttgaatactttaaatatcagtgttttcccatgacatcaaaatgagacttttcGGGATGTGCATTAATAGCTAGAGGAGAATTTCTGATCTTCCACAAGATTTCCCTTCTCAGCACTCTCTGTCTTAGGCTGTGCATTCGATCTCCCtcatcttttatgtattttttcccgccctaactaaactgaccatgtctgaagtcccatttccagcagctgatctaCGCACAAGCACTTGCgattgctctctggatttctcttcctcttactctttgatcactcagacTCTTGTCAACAATCCAGTTTCTGGTTTTAGCTTCAAGGAGTTAAAAGATTCCTTGTCTTTTGgtagtctgtctaattctgtctttagccaactcttttattgtgtttattttgtaattcatttctgcctaaaataTATTCTCATGGTTATGCCTTGTGAATGGTGAAtctcattggtggcagtttgtccttggcatacagttgaggagtgtgttttcttttaatcatgaatcttatcagttttattttgtttgttcaaaaggaaagaaaagtccctctttgcctgtgtgcagccagatctccaaggagagcaggtgggagctgctgcaaaggagctggaacatccagctgcagcctgcagtggagaagtctggtgtaaggaaaagggatgcaagtgccaggtggccaaggagagaaatgatggggttggggaggtgaggagcaaggttgtccacacagtgtcagacctCAAGTGTCAGaccttctccaaccagtccagacctccataggagagaccctggatcGATATAATACtgatagaatattttctttaaacggaaaaattaatgaaatacaccctttaaaatagaaagacgcttttattagaagctttttgaaatctttctacaTAGTTACACCAAGAAAACTCTCTAATTCACTGTACAAGAGTAGAAGacaattacaagaagagacatggtttcttagagctttcttcagtgtaatgagccccatggtgcatttggtgctgagtccttgaaactcactgaggtgctgagaggagattgcacaaaccttgccagaagtcaaagtcagaagagaaAAGTACTATGTACCTcgaagtattaatgagttccactgagggcaagtaccagcaaagcctccccagggactcgttagagcagagaattggaggccatgatggcagataaacaaagggtcatgtgcaggcagctgaggtgctgagaaaagcctggttttgttggatgaagcagagaggccaaggcctgacccccagcccctgggaaggcagatcctgtccctcacccattgctcagggctcctcctggggcagggggatgtgggctgtgtgatgctgagtgaaggacaacggtgtgacagttcccagccttcctgggggtgtgcaaggaggccatgaggtggccccagtgcctgaggacaacatgatgATTGCCAttgccaaggggacaaagacttgggttctcttggtgacatccagccttgccagtgccctttgccatctccaccacaggttgtcctacactgtcccacagctgcttctgtttccctgcaggctgcagacacccatctctcTTCCTCCACTTGCTCTCACCCAggtatttccatacattgacCGATATGTCTCCACTCCCATGCTCTGTTCCTCGAAACACAAGGTggtggactgatctcatgctccttctgaatgatttcttgtaccacagcactaccctttgagtgacatttcttcctcctcatgccCAGTCCCCATGTTCCGAGCTGcactgtgtggcagtgtttctctcctctgctgtagaaaggaggaccctgaaaactactgacctgtcagcctcttacctgtgcctgggaagatcatggaacagatcctcctagaagctctgCTAAGGAACAAGggtggtgactcaaccactgccctgggtactctgttccactgcttcataaacttttccatgaagaaatgtttcctaatatcgattctgaaccttctctggcacaacctgaggccatttcctctcatgctatcacttgctactcatgAGAACACCAACACCCTTCATTCTACAGcctcttttcagatagttgtagagagggaaaggtctcccctcagcctcctgttctccaagctaaacacccccaggtccctcagctcctcctcagaagacttgtgctccaggctctcaacagccttgtcccctcctctgcactcactccagcacctcagggtcTTTCCTAAAGTtaggggcccaaaactgaaccgaGGATTCAACTtctggcctcaccagcgctgagtacaaggggatgatcgctGCCCAGGTTCTGCCCATTGCTCTATTCTTGATGCACTCCAGGAGGctattggcctttttggccacctgggcacatgctggctcgtgttcagtcgctgtcaatcaacacccccaggtctttttccaccagacagctttccagccacacttcctcaagcctgtagtcttgcatggggttgttatgacccaagggCAGCCcatggcacttggccttgttacaCCTCAGACAATTGACCTCAGCCCAATGAACCAGCAGCTCCATATCggtctgtagagccttcctaccctccagcagatcaacactcctacccaacctggtgtcatctgcaaacatactgagggtgcgctcgatcccctcatccagatcattgataaagagattaaactggccccaatactgagccctggggaacaccactcatgaccggccgcaactggatttggctccgttcaccacaactctgtgggcccagccctccagccagttctttatgcatcgcagatacaccatccaggccatgagctgcagcttctccaggagaatgctgtgggatacagtgtcaaaggctttactcaagtctaagtacacaacatccacagcctgtgtggcggattcactcccccacaacagactttccctcatctgctaagccggtcaccttgacatagaaggagatcaggctggtcaagcaggatctgcctttcacaaagccatgctgattgggcccgattgctcgtctcatatgtgtgacctcccagtccctttcccagccatgttcctgctgttggcctatcccctgcagaggcacaagtgacctcacagtcccctccacagccatcgGCTTCCTACTGGATTaggagttcctgagacacagccgagcacatgacatcgtacccagccatcaccctccttgtggtccagtgtgtgagcagataaaactaagctgctttcatcaaatttatctaatagatttcctatcaagggtttgagtggagaaactttactcagaggagctgctctaTTTACCCGGGTACactttatatctctgcttctgccttttttttttttcttcttcctgtgtctGTTCCAtcttgaaagagctctccagGGCAAAGATTCATGGAGTTATACAATAACGCAGATTGGAATTGACCCCTGAACACTATCTCTATCCCAATGATATATATGGCACGCCAAAgaatagctgatagcatttgtgctcacttgggttcatctctaccacatgcacacaatggacatgcacataaaatatatgtttacaactcatctgtacaatgaaaatatggaattttgacctagtatttcatagaatcatagaatggcctgaattggaaaggacccacaaggaatcatagaatccaactcctgtccctgcacaggacaaccccaaagttcacaccatgtatctgaggacgttgtccagtctcttcttcaacactgtcaggcttggggccgtgacacctccctggggagcctgttccagtgtccagcaccctctacgtgaagaaccttttcctcatctccaaCCTAAACTTTCCCTGCAACATctaccttccattcccttgggttctctcattggtcactaaagagaagacatcagtaccttcccttctccccttgtgaggaagctgtagccaccatgaggtctccttttagtcttctcttcagctctgatgctgagaaaccccttgctttgctttctgaagcagaaaggagaagccacgaCCTCCAGGCAaagggaagggggatcctgtccctcacacacggctcagggctcttcctgggaccgtgggatgtgggtgtgcaaggccgagggaaggacaacactggtacaacaacttccagcttccccatggggctgcaaggaggcaacgaggccccagtgccatgaggacaacatgtcttctcctaggcctcagtggcacagacagctgccatggccaaggggacagagacctgggttctgttggtcccttccagccttgccagcacccttggccatctccatcacaggctgttctacaccgtcctacacctgcccctccttccctgcagcctgcagacacccatctcgcttccccacctgctctcaccccaacatttctgtcccttcactgatgtgtctgcaccctcactggctgttctttggaacacaaagccatgggctgatccagctccctctgcgtgacctcttgcaccacagccctgcccttccagtcacatttcttcctcctgatatccacTCCTcaccttccaagttgcactttctgactcttccctgcttcttcccacttccaagGAGAGCACGACCATCtaagaaactgcccttcatgcagggaacccaacctgttaggcttcttgtggtcttttacCTGACCAGAGGGAAGTAACTTCACCACGATCTTCTAAATCCCGtgactgctgttggcctttcagcttctctgacagacacGACCATGTTCCTACTGCTGTCCTgtcatgttctcaggtgggatggacatgacaacccgtctccaaggcctcttcctgggtaggaCCTGTGGGTACcttggcagaggttctttcccagccatgtccctgctgctggcctgtcacctccagagacagaactgatctcactgtccccttcacagccacacgcttctgactggattatgagattctgagacacaactgacctcataatacgACACCCATCCATCTCCCTCCTTAGCcgccaggacctgaccaagactgaagcgtgttctacacagtcctacacctgcccctctttccctgcaggctgtagacacccatctggcttcctcaccttgttcaaattcatcaaatagatttcctactaacaatgtgcatgaaaagcactcttctctggaacagctgtatttccattatcaccttctatatctcctcttttgactttttttttactattcttctacctattctctctccagaaacctctccaaggcaaaaattctttcaaattacagaataactcaggtttgaagagagcccttgtctcactcatcttgtctcactctcctgctcagggcagggtcaaccaggtgaggttgctcaaggcctccacccaggtTTGCACCATCCTCAAACGCaatgaaagtgcactctgttacatcttagagggggagaataaagatgttcaacagtgttggcccaactgccagtcactgagagatgacactcaCAACTGGTTGCATGGAagactttgtaccactcatgatatttgggcttaatGGTTCAgcatcccacccagcatccacttcttgagccccatcagcaccactctgcccagaaggacaccatggctgaggccttgcaagcaccctgtacacaacatgcctttctttcccctgtccatttggGTTCCGCAAtccttcctttgccttcacattccaggaaatgggtgtaggaggacatgtcccatccccttcccagggagggaggtagggtgtcCAGCCTGTAACTCTCCCAGTTcctattcctgctcttcttgaagatgggtttgaggtctgcgttttctaaggaccccagaaccattctggtttctatggcacttttgagagcacaatccggaatcatgggaagggtgacgtagcagacaagAACAcgtgcaatgagcctgtccaaggcagctgagatgaatctcactggtcaaatggggtttgttcctctagtcaaacacagaattgtcagggttctgtcaggtgtcaacatctgagctggcctcatggactccttatgcacccatggatgctcagagacagagtctgtcccttttacacaaagAGGCAGGTGTCACAGAGTCCCTCTCGACCTCCTGTTGCCAatcccaaagggcaggagacacctgagccctgtggtgtgtcaccctgctctgcactcatctgacttgtgccatggcaggaagaatggacacaaggagctcgcttgaaggaagcacatcccagtgctgcattcaggcagtTAACAATGGGATGTTACTTCCAAcaccaagtgacctcaagatcttgtctgtcccacaggccttcatggaaccctaaggaatagttgatggtgtttgtgatcactcgggttcatgtcacctcaagtacatgatgtgcgtgctcacaattcatctgtacaaagcaaacacgaactgctgaactactcattcagtgtccctccatggagggaagaacaacctctttgggtgagaggccagtgcaggaaatggtggttgtgaggggccagtgcatgatgattgacctgaggctccttcccaaggggtgtccagtgcacaggggcacagcccagcccctgctctgctggtcctgcaggtctctggcaggaggcctggctgtgagaggacactgctgtgtgcccagccctgcacacacacactgtgcagctgcacaatgcTGAttcatctgtgggccacttttGAAGCCATATGcttgagagaaactttgcaAGAAGATATAAACCATCATGCACTTCCCTGAGGAGATGACcgttctttctggaaaggctgttctgaggccagctctgtcacagcagtgcccattgcctgtccctgcctgcgctcacaggactgacacacagcaggacggtgaccaagctgccagagcactcaggccttgcaccaactcaagggatgagaaggagagcgtgggagtggaacgagaacagctctggaagaccaagggctgctgctccctgtcagcgctgccaggctgggactctgctcccctccactaatgcagacagaaactgtccctgcagctccaaaaaggccttaaaagaagatctcaggggaaaaataaatcaaaacgAAACACTGCAGGgccttttatactttttttttttaaaaaatagagaaaagggttcctcatttccatagacacttggtcagaaaaaaaggccGACAGTGATTTAGGAAAGGAATGACAACATTatgacaaaacacaaccaaaacaacaaccagaAACTCTGAGAATGTAATGAGTTACACTATAACTGCTATGCAGAGGGTGagagtttgttgctgtttcttattgAAAAAGTGCAGTTATCAATTTCCACACTGAAccctggagctcctggttcctcatgctgtagatgagggggttcactgctggaggaaccactgagtacagaacagacaccaccaggtccagtgAAGGGGacgagatggaggggggtttcaggtaggcaaatgaaccagtgatgacaaacagggagaccacggccaggtgagggaggcaggtggaaaaggctttgtgccgaccctgctcagaggggatcctcagcacagccctgaagatctgcacataggacaccacaatgaaaataaaacacataaaagctaaaCAGGCACTGACCACCATAAGGCCAAGTTtcctgaggtaggagtgtgagcaggagagcttgaggatctgggggatttcacagaagaactgatccacagcattgcccttgcacagtggcagtgaaaatgtattggccgtgtgcagcagagcatagagaaacccagtggcccaggcagctgctgccatgtggacacaagctctgctgcccaggagggtcccgtagtgcaggggtttgcagatggcaacaaagcggtcataggacatgatggtgagcagataatactctgctgaaatgaaaaagagaaacataaagacttgtgcagcacatcccaaaaaggagatggccctggtgttccagagggagttggccatggatttggggagagtggtggagatgtagcccaggtcgaggagggagaggttgaggaggaagaagtacatgggggtgtggaggtgctggtcacaggctatggtggtgatgatgaggccgttgcccaggagggcagccaggtagatgcccaggaagagccagaagtgcaagagctgcagctccggtgtgtctgtgaatggcaggaggaggaactggatgatggagctgctgttggacatttgctgtttgttggCATGTGGGctctgttggaaaaaaaaaaaaaaagcaacttaaaattaggacagactcctcttagcaaagccacaccattttttaaagatatcatcccaatagaaatgcattttctttctctggtctgtgctggctgagtgtgctgccaggagcaggacctctgccggtgtgctgcccagcagccagctttgctctgctgcagtggggacatgggagctggtttgtgacagcTCTGACATTCACAAGGAATGGCAGATGTAATCCACCTTCaatgaaaaagtttaatatCTGTGCTCATGACTGTCAAGGGCtttggctgcagaggagacaattAGCTTGTCcttataaattttttttgtgtgtttttttattttccaccaccacatcaggtgagtgggatttttttatggGTAGAAATCCTCATTTCTCTGACTGAAAATATGAAGAGGcttgagacaggacaggcaaaaaAGCTGTGCTTTCTCTGGCTCAGTGCAGACTCAGACAGCAGAAGTGTCCATCAGGATTGCactcatctgtcctgtgctcCACCTTGTGCTGCAATGAAAATGACTTCAGACACAAATTAATCTAAGTAATCCAAACAACTGtactcacactggagcaggagagccTTTTAGAAAGGGCAGATTTGCAAACTAtttcccagcccagaggtggagacgtgatggagagagcaggacacgacccctcacaGAGACAAGCAAAGGAccctggcaggagagtgcggaccccaaggaaaggctcagcactcctggcatcctacagcagagctgggcctttctgggggcagctggtgagcccagcaggacaggcagagcagagtcagggctcctggagatgggatgtgctaaagggacagtccgatcattgcccagcagacaacccccagcagccacctgcagagcaggagcagaagagctcctgaacagcccctgctctgctgcctggagctgtccctgcctgcagctgtgtctctgtgcccaggtctcctccctgccctgatgaggctggaaaagtcatcctgatgctgtctgtAAGCCAGGGTGTATTTAGTTCTGATACTCACAGCTTTATTCCCCTCTCGGAGTAAGATTTCTGGAATTTCAATTCCTCCTCCTgaactaagaaaataatttctgcgtCCTATTGCCCACCCAGACAACTCAGAGTACGTGATTGATGGTACAAGATCCTTCTTTTTCAGGTAGCCCCtgccttgctgtgcttttttaaaagtagcctGGCAGATGTCCTTTAGTGGTCTGGAGTAGtgaggagccctgacccacacagtgCTCTCTCAAGAACAGAAGGACCCTGCACTGATCTGTCAGAGATTGTTCCTTCCATGCAGAATTTCTCCCCACACAATCACAGGGATCACCATGGGCAGGCTTAGTGCTGACCCTGACCAGCAGTGG from Caloenas nicobarica isolate bCalNic1 chromosome 29, bCalNic1.hap1, whole genome shotgun sequence carries:
- the LOC135999656 gene encoding olfactory receptor 14A16-like; the protein is MSNSSSIIQFLLLPFTDTPELQLLHFWLFLGIYLAALLGNGLIITTIACDQHLHTPMYFFLLNLSLLDLGYISTTLPKSMANSLWNTRAISFLGCAAQVFMFLFFISAEYYLLTIMSYDRFVAICKPLHYGTLLGSRACVHMAAAAWATGFLYALLHTANTFSLPLCKGNAVDQFFCEIPQILKLSCSHSYLRKLGLMVVSACLAFMCFIFIVVSYVQIFRAVLRIPSEQGRHKAFSTCLPHLAVVSLFVITGSFAYLKPPSISSPSLDLVVSVLYSVVPPAVNPLIYSMRNQELQGSVWKLITALFQ